The following coding sequences are from one bacterium SCSIO 12741 window:
- a CDS encoding pentapeptide repeat-containing protein, which produces MKRKAFLFLAFLLCVSIGWTLGFLRLPIVDVQHSFWVGGLAGAAAILLLVVLVQLIRASQKLSRSRRPQEGKARRILVLGLSVLLIAAITLGGFGFQWSQKTLREQRHQLEQQAQIIESIKTSNPSQIMEQVLQEMVAQLKSNPDSSLSATTRKQIIELSQAFRPYPYWQGDSLTPNAYSPERGQLLQALLALQIDSSSLQQILNSADFSNADLQNANLQGKNLTGIHMPNALLRDANLEGATFSQANLEGCELWGLN; this is translated from the coding sequence ATGAAACGAAAGGCTTTCCTGTTCTTGGCGTTTTTACTTTGCGTGTCTATTGGGTGGACCCTAGGCTTTCTTAGGCTTCCTATCGTGGATGTTCAGCATTCATTTTGGGTAGGTGGTTTGGCGGGTGCAGCAGCCATCTTATTGCTCGTTGTTCTGGTTCAACTAATCCGTGCTTCGCAAAAGCTTTCCCGAAGCCGTAGACCCCAGGAAGGAAAAGCCCGTCGAATACTTGTTTTAGGCCTGTCTGTGCTGCTTATCGCGGCCATTACCTTGGGCGGATTTGGATTCCAATGGAGTCAAAAAACGCTCCGAGAACAGCGTCATCAACTTGAGCAGCAAGCGCAGATTATTGAATCCATCAAAACGAGCAATCCCTCCCAAATAATGGAGCAAGTATTGCAGGAAATGGTGGCCCAGTTAAAATCAAATCCTGATAGTTCTTTGTCTGCCACAACGCGAAAGCAGATCATTGAGCTTAGCCAGGCATTTCGCCCCTACCCTTATTGGCAGGGAGATAGTCTTACACCCAATGCATATAGTCCGGAAAGAGGACAGTTGCTCCAGGCTTTACTTGCTCTTCAAATCGATTCCTCCTCGTTGCAGCAAATTTTGAACTCCGCTGATTTTTCTAATGCTGACCTTCAAAACGCCAACTTACAGGGCAAAAACCTGACAGGTATTCACATGCCGAATGCCTTACTAAGAGATGCTAATCTGGAGGGAGCAACATTCAGCCAGGCCAATTTGGAGGGTTGTGAACTCTGGGGGCTCAACTGA
- a CDS encoding pentapeptide repeat-containing protein yields the protein MRWTSLHQANLASANLDGADLSQANLVQAKLKNATSLWSFWRGTMLNHADLRGTNLKGAKMDKANFSNANLNQSLLKDATFEKAIFTQVQLEEAAVEDTWLERFAIQNVIDGESILNRFEVIKKAPSFFPKEKYQLQLKK from the coding sequence TTGAGGTGGACTTCTTTACACCAAGCAAACCTCGCCTCCGCCAATTTAGATGGAGCCGACTTGAGCCAGGCCAACTTGGTTCAGGCCAAACTCAAAAATGCAACTTCACTCTGGTCTTTTTGGAGGGGAACCATGCTCAACCACGCCGATTTGAGGGGCACCAATTTGAAGGGTGCCAAAATGGATAAGGCCAATTTTTCGAACGCCAATCTGAATCAAAGTTTACTTAAGGACGCCACCTTTGAAAAGGCCATTTTTACCCAGGTTCAACTCGAAGAAGCCGCTGTGGAAGATACCTGGTTGGAGCGGTTTGCCATTCAAAATGTAATTGACGGCGAGTCCATTTTGAACCGGTTCGAAGTCATCAAAAAGGCACCTTCCTTTTTTCCGAAGGAGAAGTACCAATTGCAACTCAAGAAGTAA